AGACGGCGTCTGCCTGAAGTGTGTAACAGGTTAGGATTTTCACAGTGCCTGCTGCTATCCCTGGAACGTTGTCCTTGAGCCTCACTCTTTGCGATGGCAAGCTTTGGAACCAAGGGTTTGCAGGGGAGTATGCTGTTTCTTTCATCTTGGATGATGGGTGCAGGGGCCGCCCTGATTGACCCTGCTGTGTTCAGGGGTGTTTGGGCTAATGGAGTTTCCTTTAAATGACTGCTTTTAAACATCCCAGCCGAGGTGTCAAAGTCCTCTTTTGTTCGATTTTTTCCCTTTCTGGGGTAAGGTTCATTAATGGTGGTGGCCAATTTCTGGGCTGCCATACTGGCTTCCAGCTGAATCCCCTTGATTTTCTGTAGCTGAGCTTCTTTCACCTCACTGGAGAGCTCCAAAGGGGCAAGCTTCAAAGGTCTCCTTGGGCAGATGTCGTCAGATTCTTTCGGTGGTGGTGCTGATCTAATTGGCATTGCCTCTGTCAGTGCTGGACCTTCAAACAGGGGTCTTGCTGTAACCTGACCTGGTCTCTCATCTCCATGGCTATTTGACAGATGGAAACCATGTGCTTTGAGAGCCTTGCCATTCTTAACCAGAGGCTTGACTTCACTGACTGTATTTTTAAACTGGGAGGTCACCAGCTCCTCGTTTTGGGTCCCctgcaaaaacaatacatttaattaagATCTTGaaagcacaatgtgcaataaaGACACACAATGGTTCTGAGTGGAcaatatataaacagtatatacagcattgtatatatatatatatatatatatatatatatatatatatatatatatatatatatatatatacagtcacctccaaaatgattggcacccttgataaagatgagcaaaaaaggctgtataaaataaacaacacaggtaatgaactatattttatgctcaaatatatgggaaaaccatattattttattctaaaacaattgctcagagaaaaagtttttttttattaccaagtaataaaatgttttctcaaaaagataggtgtcagaattattggcacccctaaagattcttataaataaaatcaaacaaaattaaagctgcattaacattctacttctttaagttcatctcagtcttaaggaactgtattgtagccttccatggcttcctgtttcactggggtataaaatgaggtaacacgcata
The Acipenser ruthenus chromosome 3, fAciRut3.2 maternal haplotype, whole genome shotgun sequence genome window above contains:
- the LOC131708100 gene encoding uncharacterized protein LOC131708100, which encodes MIKRRMRPGALGRLGTQNEELVTSQFKNTVSEVKPLVKNGKALKAHGFHLSNSHGDERPGQVTARPLFEGPALTEAMPIRSAPPPKESDDICPRRPLKLAPLELSSEVKEAQLQKIKGIQLEASMAAQKLATTINEPYPRKGKNRTKEDFDTSAGMFKSSHLKETPLAQTPLNTAGSIRAAPAPIIQDERNSILPCKPLVPKLAIAKSEAQGQRSRDSSRHCENPNLLHTSGRRRLRSRQGKGLEEDHGKSPNPDRLSVDNGKPFRGPHSTGVSGQKKH